The following proteins are co-located in the Carassius auratus strain Wakin chromosome 7, ASM336829v1, whole genome shotgun sequence genome:
- the LOC113105672 gene encoding 5-formyltetrahydrofolate cyclo-ligase, with protein sequence MAALRAAKQALRREIKGRVAAVSDQEKLRQSRVVSQKLFRHPKYLSSQRVAVFLNMHDEVRTHDILQDIFKRGKACFIPRYFTQSSHMDMLRLRDMEEVKMLPLTSWNIQQPADDDCDREEALATGGLDLILMPGLGFDKKGNRLGRGKGFYDTYLERCRTHPKGKPYTIALAFKEQLCAEVPVGEHDILIDEVLYEDEE encoded by the exons ATGGCAGCTCTGCGTGCAGCAAAACAAGCTTTGAGAAGAGAAATCAAGGGTCGAGTGGCGGCAGTGAGTGATCAGGAGAAACTGAGACAGTCTCGAGTTGTCTCTCAAAAG TTGTTCAGGCATCCCAAATACCTGTCCAGCCAGCGTGTCGCTGTCTTCCTGAACATGCATGACGAGGTGCGCACACATGACATCCTGCAGGACATCTTCAAGAGGGGTAAAGCCTGCTTCATTCCCAGATACTTCACCCAGAGCAGTCATATGGACATGTTACGACTGCGAGACATGGAGGAGGTGAAGATGCTGCCCCTCACGTCCTGGAACATCCAGCAGCCAGCAGACGACGACTGCGACAGAGAGGAAGCCCTGGCCACAG GAGGACTAGATCTTATCCTCATGCCTGGTTTGGGATTTGATAAGAAGGGGAATCGGCTTGGCAGAGGAAAGGGTTTCTACGACACGTATCTGGAGCGCTGTAGGACGCACCCAAAGGGAAAGCCGTACACCATCGCCTTGGCTTTCAAAGAGCAGCTGTGTGCTGAGGTCCCAGTGGGGGAACATGATATTCTTATTGATGAAGTCCTCTATGAAGACGAGGAATGA